Proteins from a genomic interval of Salmo salar chromosome ssa14, Ssal_v3.1, whole genome shotgun sequence:
- the LOC106568748 gene encoding calcium-activated potassium channel subunit beta-2 isoform X1, protein MKHSYKSFGPEAFKKHFQRPYSGAGAKGTQSLLFQQSVRTASSVSRGVGVSGKMFFVTGAKSAGGASSGGGATRSIYQKFRDVDLLDKKTVTALKAGEDRAILLGLAMVIASIMMYFVLGITILRSYADSVWTEESVCIVVNSTITADVNCSYSCGSDCWRGSKYPCLQVYVSVNTTGRLSRLSHNEESWDSNFECFYVPKCQKDTAAMHHMIVNISERLKPHQQVPCYYDPSDQQESALLTRLYGHSAVFYSLFWPSCMLTGGTAIIFMVKLTQYLSIMCEQVVKIKR, encoded by the exons ATGAAGCACAGCTACAAATCTTTTGGACCAGAAGCTTTTAAAAAGCATTTCCAGCGTCCATACTCAGGAGCAGGAGCAAAGGGGACACAGTCTTT GTTGTTCCAGCAGTCTGTCCGCACCGCTTCTTCTGTGAGCAGAGGTGTTGGGGTGTCTGGGAAGATGTTCTTTGTGACAGGGGCTAAAAGTGCAGGGGGGGCATCATCGGGAGGAGGAGCGACGAG GTCCATCTACCAGAAGTTCCGGGATGTTGACCTGCTGGACAAGAAGACGGTGACGGCTCTGAAAGCTGGGGAGGACCGGGCTATTCTCCTGGGCCTGGCCATGGTCATTGCGTCGATCATGATGTACTTTGTCCTGGGCATCACCATACTGCGCTCTTACGCAGACAG TGTGTGGACAGAGGAGAGTGTCTGTATCGTGGTCAACTCCACCATCACGGCAGACGTGAACTGCTCTTACAGCTGTGGCTCGGACTGCTGGAGAGGCTCCAAGTACCCCTGTCTGCAGGTCTACGTCAGTGTCAACACCACGGGCAGGCTCAGCCGCTTATCTCACAACGAGGAGAGCTGGGACTCCAACTTTGAG TGTTTCTACGTACCAAAGTGCCAGAAGGACACTGCAGCCATGCACCACATGATCGTGAACATCTCAGAACGCCTGAAGCCGCACCAGCAGGTACCCTGCTATTACGACCCCAGCGACCAGCAGGAGAGCGCCCTCCTGACCCGATTGTACGGCCACAGCGCCGTCTTCTACTCGCTCTTCTGGCCCTCCTGCATGCTCACGGGGGGCACTGCCATCATCTTCATGGTCAAACTCACCCAGTACCTCTCCATTATGTGTGAGCAGGTAGTCAAGATCAAGAGGTGA
- the LOC106568748 gene encoding calcium-activated potassium channel subunit beta-2 isoform X2 yields the protein MFFVTGAKSAGGASSGGGATRSIYQKFRDVDLLDKKTVTALKAGEDRAILLGLAMVIASIMMYFVLGITILRSYADSVWTEESVCIVVNSTITADVNCSYSCGSDCWRGSKYPCLQVYVSVNTTGRLSRLSHNEESWDSNFECFYVPKCQKDTAAMHHMIVNISERLKPHQQVPCYYDPSDQQESALLTRLYGHSAVFYSLFWPSCMLTGGTAIIFMVKLTQYLSIMCEQVVKIKR from the exons ATGTTCTTTGTGACAGGGGCTAAAAGTGCAGGGGGGGCATCATCGGGAGGAGGAGCGACGAG GTCCATCTACCAGAAGTTCCGGGATGTTGACCTGCTGGACAAGAAGACGGTGACGGCTCTGAAAGCTGGGGAGGACCGGGCTATTCTCCTGGGCCTGGCCATGGTCATTGCGTCGATCATGATGTACTTTGTCCTGGGCATCACCATACTGCGCTCTTACGCAGACAG TGTGTGGACAGAGGAGAGTGTCTGTATCGTGGTCAACTCCACCATCACGGCAGACGTGAACTGCTCTTACAGCTGTGGCTCGGACTGCTGGAGAGGCTCCAAGTACCCCTGTCTGCAGGTCTACGTCAGTGTCAACACCACGGGCAGGCTCAGCCGCTTATCTCACAACGAGGAGAGCTGGGACTCCAACTTTGAG TGTTTCTACGTACCAAAGTGCCAGAAGGACACTGCAGCCATGCACCACATGATCGTGAACATCTCAGAACGCCTGAAGCCGCACCAGCAGGTACCCTGCTATTACGACCCCAGCGACCAGCAGGAGAGCGCCCTCCTGACCCGATTGTACGGCCACAGCGCCGTCTTCTACTCGCTCTTCTGGCCCTCCTGCATGCTCACGGGGGGCACTGCCATCATCTTCATGGTCAAACTCACCCAGTACCTCTCCATTATGTGTGAGCAGGTAGTCAAGATCAAGAGGTGA